The following coding sequences lie in one Halorussus halophilus genomic window:
- a CDS encoding MBL fold metallo-hydrolase — MAVRRKDGIHVDLGAGRTVVADASSAVGDVNVVSHAHADHTFRRTPETVVCSAETAAIVEVRTGAAVPKFSEGTDEITLLPSGHVVGSRAALVETTCSSDSEVSKSPHVRESGGRGRPTRVLYTGDFSVRDRCYLEGFEPVDADVLVMETTYGNPAYRFPPEAELQNQIRDWLRDHDDRPLFLFGYSLGRAQKLQWLAREATNRPLVVYDSIRRVNDAIESATDLDFPAETYSEADGLAGDEIVVLPSHFARREWVEKLVTRHDGLKVGFSGWAVEESFRYRGGYDETFPLTDHCDYDELISVVEAVDPDVVYTHHGFDTEFADTLQTEFDRDARAFLGDQTRLDDF, encoded by the coding sequence ATGGCGGTGCGCCGAAAAGACGGAATTCACGTCGATTTGGGAGCGGGCCGAACCGTGGTCGCCGACGCGTCGAGCGCGGTGGGCGACGTGAACGTCGTCAGTCACGCCCACGCCGACCACACGTTTCGACGGACGCCGGAGACCGTCGTCTGCTCCGCGGAGACGGCGGCCATCGTAGAAGTCCGAACCGGGGCGGCAGTTCCGAAGTTCAGCGAAGGGACCGACGAAATTACCTTGCTTCCCTCCGGTCACGTCGTCGGGTCGCGGGCCGCGCTGGTCGAGACGACCTGTTCGAGTGACTCCGAGGTGTCGAAGTCTCCTCACGTGCGCGAGTCGGGCGGTCGTGGCCGCCCGACTCGCGTTCTCTACACCGGCGACTTCTCGGTTCGAGACCGGTGCTATCTGGAGGGGTTCGAACCGGTCGATGCAGACGTGTTGGTGATGGAGACGACGTACGGAAACCCGGCGTACCGATTCCCACCCGAAGCGGAGCTTCAGAACCAGATTCGAGACTGGCTTCGGGACCACGACGACCGGCCGCTGTTCCTGTTCGGCTACTCGCTCGGCCGCGCCCAGAAACTCCAGTGGCTCGCCCGCGAGGCGACGAACCGCCCACTCGTCGTCTACGACTCGATTCGGAGAGTAAACGACGCCATCGAGTCGGCAACTGACCTCGACTTTCCGGCAGAGACGTACTCCGAGGCCGATGGCCTCGCGGGCGACGAAATTGTCGTCCTGCCGAGTCACTTCGCCCGAAGGGAGTGGGTCGAAAAACTGGTCACTCGACACGACGGCCTGAAAGTCGGGTTCTCAGGGTGGGCAGTCGAGGAATCGTTCCGTTACCGCGGTGGCTACGACGAGACGTTCCCACTGACCGACCACTGCGACTACGACGAACTGATATCGGTCGTGGAGGCCGTAGACCCCGACGTAGTGTACACTCACCACGGCTTCGACACGGAGTTTGCAGACACCTTGCAGACGGAGTTCGACCGGGACGCGCGAGCGTTTCTCGGGGACCAGACGCGACTGGACGACTTCTAA
- a CDS encoding class I SAM-dependent methyltransferase: MEPEDDQQYSKDGQQYSEESQQYWANRSEEFSPAYYADIGQNEVSETLASVFDHYVQADAEILEIGCSSGRHLANLLDDGYENLTGIDINDDSFEVMADHYPRLAETGTFHTGAIEDLLPEFDDDSFDVVYSVETLQHIPPENEAVFEEVARVSSDLVITAENEGNSPTRGRKGKEVSLVHDDFPLYHRNWKDVFSKIGLAQLLKEPGKRDTVRVFRVL, from the coding sequence ATGGAACCGGAGGACGACCAGCAGTACTCGAAGGATGGCCAGCAGTACTCGGAGGAGAGCCAGCAGTACTGGGCGAACCGCTCGGAGGAATTCTCGCCCGCCTACTACGCAGACATCGGACAGAACGAAGTCAGCGAAACGCTGGCCAGCGTCTTCGACCACTACGTGCAGGCAGACGCCGAGATTCTGGAAATCGGCTGTAGCTCCGGTCGTCACCTCGCGAACCTCTTGGACGACGGCTACGAGAATCTCACGGGCATCGACATCAACGACGACTCCTTCGAGGTGATGGCCGACCACTACCCGCGACTGGCCGAGACCGGAACGTTCCACACCGGCGCAATCGAGGACCTCCTCCCCGAATTTGACGACGACTCGTTCGACGTGGTCTACTCCGTGGAGACGCTCCAGCACATCCCGCCGGAGAACGAGGCGGTGTTCGAGGAAGTCGCCCGCGTCAGTTCGGACTTGGTAATCACCGCGGAGAACGAGGGCAACAGCCCCACTCGCGGTCGTAAGGGCAAAGAAGTGAGTCTGGTTCACGACGACTTCCCACTCTACCACCGCAACTGGAAAGACGTCTTCTCCAAGATTGGGCTCGCACAACTCCTCAAGGAACCGGGCAAACGCGACACGGTCCGAGTGTTTCGGGTTCTCTGA
- a CDS encoding alkaline phosphatase D family protein, with amino-acid sequence MSGDDALNGLDEPSGNHSELLSELDSHNLAFAMSASEEDDKDVFAFDPDVDPSEAFPQSVASGGPTPSGAIVWTRIAPDVFDPEEPLGVQVATDEALEDVVYDGIVTDSERIRAHDYTVKVDLDGSLDPNSTYYYRFVYDGVASRVGRCHTLPRLDDSPESMRFAVLACQNYLNGYYPAYHYIAEEDVDFLVHVGDFVYESANGDFKGIGSYDYVDRDLSLPSGHERVHTLEDYRYLHRTYREDEFLQEALESHTLIAGWDDHELVNDVYWDRHTDAPSGDHPKSEDPEFMTELVAEGMHAWWEFMPARVEYDPSGDVLQERFKLWREFEFGDLVSIALTDERLFRDPPREAIPTPDNVGPQYEPPGRTMLGEEQRDWLVDTITSSDTTWTVWADEVLTVPFRLGSGPLSVYPVQGGWDGYTRERQQITEAIGAANVENFVTLTGDMHCYIAAYQQTSYPGRVTGGEGVAQGDRIGVEFMTPAITSLNVAEALHLTRGWRGKITEPILTKLITGMNPHIEFFDSHNWGYSVVEFTREECTYVGYAVDKTENSAEAEREVVTAYRVPEGVVNLEDVTDEYQSE; translated from the coding sequence ATGTCCGGGGACGATGCGCTGAACGGCTTGGACGAGCCATCCGGGAATCACTCAGAGTTACTGTCGGAACTGGACTCCCACAACCTCGCGTTCGCGATGAGCGCGAGCGAAGAGGACGACAAGGACGTGTTCGCGTTCGACCCCGATGTGGACCCGAGCGAGGCGTTCCCGCAATCGGTGGCCAGCGGCGGGCCGACACCGTCAGGTGCCATCGTCTGGACGCGAATCGCGCCCGACGTGTTCGACCCCGAAGAACCACTCGGCGTACAGGTTGCCACCGACGAAGCTCTCGAAGACGTTGTCTACGACGGCATCGTGACCGACAGTGAGCGAATTCGGGCACACGACTACACGGTGAAGGTGGACCTCGATGGTAGTCTCGACCCGAACTCGACGTACTACTACCGGTTCGTCTACGACGGCGTCGCCTCCCGCGTCGGTCGATGCCACACGCTTCCCCGACTGGACGACTCCCCCGAATCGATGCGGTTCGCCGTTCTCGCGTGTCAGAACTACCTCAACGGCTACTACCCCGCGTACCACTACATCGCCGAGGAAGACGTAGACTTCCTCGTCCACGTCGGCGACTTCGTCTACGAGTCCGCCAACGGTGACTTCAAAGGCATCGGGTCGTACGACTACGTGGACCGGGACCTCTCACTGCCGAGTGGTCACGAGCGAGTCCACACCCTCGAAGACTATCGGTATCTCCATCGGACCTACCGCGAGGACGAATTTCTCCAAGAAGCGCTCGAATCACACACGCTCATCGCGGGGTGGGACGACCACGAACTCGTCAACGACGTGTACTGGGACCGCCACACGGACGCCCCCTCGGGCGACCATCCGAAGAGCGAGGACCCCGAGTTCATGACCGAGTTGGTCGCCGAAGGGATGCACGCGTGGTGGGAGTTCATGCCAGCGCGCGTCGAGTACGACCCGAGCGGCGACGTGTTGCAAGAACGTTTCAAACTCTGGCGCGAGTTCGAGTTCGGCGACCTCGTCTCCATCGCACTGACCGACGAGCGACTGTTTCGCGACCCACCGCGAGAGGCGATTCCGACCCCTGACAACGTCGGCCCGCAGTACGAACCGCCGGGACGCACGATGCTCGGCGAAGAGCAACGCGATTGGTTGGTCGATACTATTACCAGTTCCGACACGACGTGGACGGTCTGGGCCGACGAAGTGTTGACAGTGCCGTTCCGACTCGGGTCCGGCCCGCTGTCCGTCTACCCCGTGCAGGGTGGCTGGGACGGCTACACGCGCGAACGCCAGCAAATCACGGAGGCCATCGGTGCGGCCAACGTGGAGAACTTCGTCACGCTCACGGGCGACATGCACTGTTACATCGCAGCTTACCAGCAGACCTCCTATCCGGGGCGCGTGACTGGCGGCGAGGGCGTCGCCCAAGGCGACCGCATCGGCGTGGAGTTCATGACGCCCGCCATCACCTCGCTGAACGTCGCGGAGGCGCTTCATCTGACGCGTGGCTGGCGAGGTAAAATCACGGAACCCATCCTCACGAAACTGATTACGGGGATGAATCCACACATCGAGTTCTTCGACAGCCACAATTGGGGGTACTCGGTCGTGGAGTTCACTCGCGAGGAGTGTACGTACGTCGGCTACGCGGTGGACAAGACCGAGAACTCCGCCGAGGCAGAGCGCGAAGTCGTCACCGCCTATCGGGTGCCTGAGGGCGTCGTGAACTTAGAGGACGTTACGGACGAGTATCAGTCGGAGTAA
- a CDS encoding VOC family protein, which yields MEIYPMPMFVQLTVTDLDAASSWYQHVLAFDEVMAMPGMVHLRYRKYADVMLVPEDGDSEDDTDGTPTDAAPLGRGLSLYFNVEDETVADVAERAEAREATITCGPVETAWNTCEVAITDPDGYELVFSEPVDTDREFDEVAEGM from the coding sequence ATGGAAATCTATCCGATGCCGATGTTCGTACAGTTGACCGTCACCGACCTCGACGCCGCTTCGTCGTGGTACCAGCACGTACTCGCCTTCGACGAGGTGATGGCGATGCCTGGCATGGTCCACCTCCGCTACAGGAAGTACGCCGACGTGATGCTCGTTCCGGAGGACGGCGACTCCGAGGACGACACAGACGGAACCCCGACTGATGCCGCGCCCCTTGGCCGCGGCCTCTCACTGTACTTCAACGTCGAAGACGAGACAGTCGCGGACGTCGCCGAGCGCGCCGAAGCGCGCGAGGCGACGATTACTTGCGGCCCGGTCGAGACGGCGTGGAACACCTGCGAAGTCGCAATCACCGACCCCGACGGCTACGAACTCGTGTTCAGCGAACCGGTCGATACCGACCGCGAGTTCGACGAAGTCGCCGAGGGAATGTAG
- a CDS encoding SAM-dependent methyltransferase, which translates to MAQQATDAQKEQFAEQLLDAVEGTFTVFTTYLGDQLGYYDALAEVGRATEPETVALTPSELAERTDTDERYAREWLEGQVVAGVLDVDDPTAGPAKRRYTLPNAHAESLTDEESLDYIAGLLQVAVGSVLPVHAVVDAFRTGDGVPFEDYSPDLHEGQARMNRAAFLQQLGTEWVPTLSDVDDRLRTTGARVADVGCGFGYSCIGIAESYPDANVDGYDLDAESVEAARENVEAAGLGDRVTIHHRDAADPEIEGDYDLVLAFECLHDMSDPVGVLATMRRLVGDDGTVLVVDERAGDSFAERTEIEGLLYGFSVLHCLPVGMADQPSAATGTVMRADTVREYADEAGFSSVEVLPIENFFFRFYRLDP; encoded by the coding sequence ATGGCACAGCAAGCCACCGACGCACAGAAAGAACAGTTCGCGGAACAGCTACTCGACGCCGTCGAAGGAACCTTCACCGTCTTCACGACGTATCTGGGCGACCAGTTGGGCTACTACGATGCGCTGGCAGAAGTCGGGCGAGCGACAGAACCAGAAACGGTTGCGCTCACCCCATCAGAACTCGCCGAGCGAACCGACACCGACGAACGATACGCCCGCGAATGGCTGGAAGGACAGGTCGTCGCCGGTGTCCTCGACGTAGACGACCCCACCGCAGGCCCCGCCAAGCGACGCTACACACTCCCGAACGCGCACGCCGAGTCGTTGACAGACGAGGAGAGTCTGGACTACATCGCGGGCCTGTTGCAGGTCGCGGTCGGGAGTGTCCTGCCGGTCCACGCCGTCGTGGACGCCTTCCGAACTGGCGATGGCGTACCGTTCGAAGACTACAGTCCAGACCTCCACGAAGGGCAGGCGCGGATGAACCGCGCGGCGTTCCTCCAGCAGTTGGGAACCGAGTGGGTGCCGACGCTCTCGGACGTAGACGACCGCCTCAGAACGACAGGCGCGCGCGTCGCCGACGTTGGCTGTGGCTTCGGTTACTCCTGCATCGGCATCGCCGAGAGCTATCCGGACGCCAACGTAGACGGCTACGACCTGGACGCAGAGTCGGTCGAGGCCGCACGCGAGAACGTCGAAGCCGCGGGTCTCGGCGACCGCGTGACGATTCACCACCGGGACGCCGCCGACCCGGAAATCGAAGGCGATTACGACCTCGTACTGGCGTTCGAGTGTCTGCACGACATGTCCGACCCGGTTGGCGTTCTCGCCACGATGCGGCGACTCGTTGGCGACGACGGAACCGTCCTCGTCGTGGACGAGCGCGCGGGCGACAGTTTCGCCGAACGGACCGAAATCGAGGGACTTCTCTACGGGTTCAGCGTACTCCACTGCCTGCCGGTCGGGATGGCCGACCAGCCATCGGCGGCGACGGGCACCGTGATGCGGGCCGACACCGTCCGCGAGTACGCCGACGAAGCAGGCTTTTCGAGTGTCGAGGTCCTTCCCATCGAGAACTTCTTCTTCCGGTTCTACCGGTTGGACCCCTGA